Proteins encoded by one window of Ignavibacteriota bacterium:
- a CDS encoding tetratricopeptide repeat protein gives MRKILFLFILLVQFSFGQEADVQFEQANQLYRSGEYEKASQAYEQVLANGYEHAALYYNLGNSYFKQKNYPAAILNYERAKRLAPNDEELDHNIRLANLHVVDKIEPVPQLFLIEWWRASVNYLSTDGWALVGILLLWAAVLFGSLLLLIRSDILRRMCLLLAVVLFIASVLSFVGMIQRNALEAEEFAIVFSPSVSIKSAPDAQSTDLFVIHEGVKAQVLDSVGEWKKIKLADGKVGWMPSGDLKSI, from the coding sequence ATGAGAAAAATTCTCTTTCTTTTCATTCTTCTCGTTCAGTTTTCCTTCGGACAGGAAGCCGATGTACAGTTCGAGCAAGCAAATCAGTTGTATCGCTCAGGTGAATATGAAAAAGCGAGTCAGGCATACGAACAGGTTCTTGCAAACGGATACGAACATGCGGCGTTGTACTACAACCTCGGCAACTCGTACTTCAAACAGAAAAATTATCCTGCCGCAATTCTCAACTACGAACGGGCAAAGCGCCTCGCTCCGAACGATGAAGAACTCGACCACAACATTCGTCTTGCTAATCTTCATGTTGTGGATAAAATTGAACCGGTGCCGCAGTTGTTTCTCATCGAGTGGTGGCGAGCATCAGTCAACTATCTTTCGACGGATGGTTGGGCGTTGGTTGGCATTCTCCTGTTGTGGGCAGCGGTTCTGTTCGGTTCGCTTCTCTTATTGATTCGCTCTGATATTCTCAGAAGAATGTGTTTGCTTCTTGCCGTAGTACTTTTCATTGCGAGCGTTCTTTCGTTCGTCGGAATGATTCAGCGGAACGCGCTGGAAGCAGAAGAATTTGCCATCGTTTTCTCCCCTTCTGTTTCTATCAAAAGCGCGCCCGATGCGCAAAGCACGGACTTGTTCGTCATTCACGAAGGTGTGAAGGCGCAAGTGCTTGATTCGGTCGGTGAATGGAAAAAAATTAAACTCGCCGATGGTAAGGTTGGGTGGATGCCGTCGGGTGATTTGAAAAGTATTTGA